The Mycolicibacterium lutetiense genome window below encodes:
- the cobN gene encoding cobaltochelatase subunit CobN, translating into MFAPTVLLLSTSDTDLITARASGARYRWANPSRLVAGELEELLDGADIAVIRILGGYRAWQDGIDTVVASGLPTVVVSGEQAPDAELMGHSTAPQGAALQTHIYLAQGGLENLANLHAFLSDTLLMTGFGFSAPVITPSWGVLDRATTGAATGPTVAVLYYRAQHLAGNTGYIDALSDAIEQAGGRALPVFCASLRTAEPELLELLSTTDALITTVLAAGGATPAAVGAGGTDDSWNVAHLAALDIPILQGLCLTSSRDQWSDNDDGMSPLDVATQVAVPEFDGRIITVPFSFKEIDSEGLISYAADPERCARVAGLAVRHARLRAIPAAEKRVAVVFSAYPTKHARIGNAVGLDTPASAIALLRTMRDAGYDIGEATAPGDLAKIGGSGDLATIVASGDGDALIHSLIERGGQDPEWLTDEALAANPIRVPAKDYRSWFATLPAELADAVVKHWGPPPGELFVDRSHDPDGEIVIAAIQAGNVVLIVQPPRGFGENPVAIYHDPDLPPSHHYLAAYRWLDSSFPGSFRADAVVHLGKHGNLEWLPGKTLGMSAACGTDAALGDLPLIYPFLVNDPGEGTQAKRRAHATLIDHLIPPMARAETYGDIAKLEQLLDEHANVSALDPGKLPAIRQQIWTLMRAAKMDHDLGLEDRPDEESFDDMLLHVDGWLCEIKDVQIRDGLHVLGQKPTGAGELDLVLAILRARQLFGGEQTVPGLRQALGLTEDGSDDRAAVDAAEAGARALVAALQESGWDASAVAEITDNPEVAQILRFAATEVVPRLAGTACEIDQVLRALAGGFIVSGPSGSPLRGLVNVLPTGRNFYSVDPKAVPSRLAWETGVAMADSLLDRYRTDYGRWPQSVGLSVWGTSAMRTAGDDIAEVLALLGVRPVWDDASRRVVNLEAIDLAELGRPRIDVTVRISGFFRDAFPHVVTMLDDAVALVAGLDESAEDNYVRAHSQADLAEHGDQRRSTTRIFGSKPGTYGAGLLQLIDSRNWRDDADLAEVYTAWGGFAYGRGLDGAPAADDMNRAYRRIAVAAKNTDTREHDIADSDDYFQYHGGMVATVRALTGQAPAAYIGDNTRPDAVRTRTLSEETNRVFRARVVNPRWITAMRRHGYKGAFEMAATVDYLFGYDATAHVMADWMYERLSAEYVLDDENRKFMSESNPWALHGMAERLLEAAGRGMWAKPEQATLDGLRQVLLETEGELEG; encoded by the coding sequence GTGTTTGCTCCCACTGTCCTGCTGCTGTCGACCTCGGACACCGATCTGATCACTGCCCGCGCCAGCGGGGCCCGCTACCGCTGGGCCAATCCGTCGCGGCTGGTCGCCGGTGAGCTCGAGGAGCTTCTCGACGGTGCGGACATCGCGGTGATCCGGATTCTCGGCGGCTACCGGGCCTGGCAGGACGGCATCGACACCGTGGTGGCCAGTGGACTGCCGACCGTCGTGGTCAGCGGCGAGCAGGCGCCCGACGCCGAGCTGATGGGGCATTCGACCGCCCCGCAGGGCGCCGCCCTCCAAACTCACATCTATCTGGCGCAGGGCGGCCTGGAGAATCTGGCGAATCTCCATGCCTTCCTGTCCGACACCCTGCTGATGACCGGTTTCGGTTTCTCGGCCCCGGTGATCACTCCGAGTTGGGGTGTCCTGGACCGCGCCACCACCGGCGCCGCCACCGGACCGACCGTGGCCGTTCTCTACTACCGCGCTCAGCACCTCGCCGGGAACACCGGCTACATCGACGCGTTGTCCGACGCGATCGAGCAGGCCGGCGGGCGCGCGTTACCGGTGTTCTGCGCCTCCCTGCGCACCGCTGAGCCCGAACTCCTTGAGCTGCTCAGCACCACGGATGCGCTGATCACCACGGTGCTTGCGGCCGGCGGCGCCACCCCCGCAGCAGTCGGTGCGGGCGGCACCGACGACTCCTGGAACGTCGCTCACCTTGCTGCGCTGGATATTCCGATCCTGCAGGGCCTGTGCCTGACCAGTTCGCGGGACCAGTGGTCCGATAACGACGACGGGATGTCGCCACTGGACGTGGCCACTCAGGTCGCCGTTCCCGAGTTCGACGGACGCATCATCACGGTGCCGTTCTCCTTCAAGGAGATCGACTCCGAAGGGCTGATCTCCTACGCCGCCGATCCTGAGCGTTGCGCGCGAGTGGCCGGCCTGGCCGTCCGCCACGCCCGTCTGCGGGCGATCCCGGCAGCGGAAAAGCGTGTGGCCGTCGTGTTTTCGGCCTATCCAACCAAGCATGCCCGCATCGGCAACGCCGTCGGTCTGGACACCCCGGCCAGCGCGATCGCCCTGCTGCGTACCATGCGCGATGCCGGTTACGACATCGGTGAGGCCACCGCCCCCGGCGACCTCGCCAAGATCGGCGGATCCGGCGACCTCGCCACAATTGTCGCCTCCGGCGACGGCGACGCGCTGATCCACTCCCTGATCGAGCGCGGCGGGCAGGACCCGGAGTGGCTGACCGACGAGGCGTTGGCCGCCAATCCGATTCGGGTCCCCGCCAAGGACTACCGGTCCTGGTTCGCGACGCTGCCCGCCGAACTCGCCGACGCCGTCGTGAAGCACTGGGGCCCGCCGCCGGGTGAACTCTTCGTCGACCGCAGCCACGATCCCGACGGCGAGATCGTCATCGCGGCCATCCAGGCCGGCAACGTGGTGCTGATCGTGCAGCCGCCCCGCGGTTTCGGGGAGAACCCCGTGGCCATTTACCACGACCCCGATCTGCCGCCCAGCCACCATTATCTGGCCGCCTACCGCTGGCTGGACTCGTCGTTCCCCGGTTCATTCCGGGCCGACGCCGTGGTGCACCTGGGCAAGCACGGCAACCTGGAGTGGCTGCCCGGCAAGACGCTCGGCATGAGCGCGGCCTGCGGCACCGACGCCGCCCTCGGCGACCTGCCACTGATCTACCCGTTTCTGGTCAACGATCCGGGAGAGGGCACCCAGGCCAAGCGCCGGGCGCACGCCACCCTGATCGATCACCTCATACCGCCGATGGCCCGCGCCGAAACCTACGGCGACATCGCCAAATTGGAGCAGCTGCTCGACGAGCACGCCAATGTCTCGGCGCTCGATCCGGGCAAGCTCCCGGCCATCCGCCAGCAGATCTGGACGTTGATGCGCGCCGCCAAGATGGACCACGACCTGGGTCTGGAGGATCGCCCCGACGAGGAGTCCTTCGACGACATGCTGCTGCACGTCGACGGCTGGCTGTGCGAGATCAAGGATGTTCAGATCCGCGACGGCCTCCATGTGCTGGGGCAGAAGCCTACCGGCGCAGGAGAACTCGACCTGGTGCTGGCGATCCTGCGGGCCCGCCAACTGTTCGGCGGTGAGCAGACCGTGCCCGGCCTGCGTCAGGCGCTGGGCCTGACCGAGGACGGAAGTGACGACCGTGCCGCCGTCGACGCCGCCGAGGCCGGGGCCCGCGCGCTGGTGGCTGCGCTGCAGGAGTCCGGTTGGGACGCTTCTGCGGTGGCGGAGATCACCGACAATCCCGAAGTCGCCCAGATCCTGCGCTTCGCCGCCACCGAGGTGGTGCCGCGGCTGGCGGGCACTGCCTGCGAGATCGACCAGGTGCTGCGCGCCCTGGCCGGCGGCTTCATCGTCTCGGGGCCGTCCGGATCGCCGCTGCGCGGCCTGGTCAACGTGCTGCCCACCGGCCGCAACTTCTATTCGGTGGACCCCAAGGCGGTTCCGTCCCGGCTGGCCTGGGAAACCGGTGTGGCGATGGCGGATTCACTTCTGGATCGGTACCGCACCGACTACGGCCGCTGGCCCCAGTCGGTCGGCCTGTCGGTGTGGGGGACCTCGGCCATGCGTACCGCCGGTGACGACATCGCCGAAGTACTCGCCCTGCTCGGGGTACGGCCGGTGTGGGATGACGCGTCACGCCGGGTGGTCAACCTGGAGGCGATCGACCTGGCCGAACTCGGCCGGCCGCGGATCGACGTCACGGTGCGTATCTCCGGGTTCTTCCGCGACGCCTTCCCGCACGTGGTCACGATGCTCGACGATGCGGTGGCGCTGGTGGCAGGCCTCGACGAGTCGGCCGAGGACAACTACGTGCGCGCCCACTCCCAGGCTGACCTGGCCGAACATGGCGACCAAAGGCGTTCCACCACAAGAATTTTCGGCTCCAAGCCGGGAACCTACGGGGCCGGCCTGTTGCAATTGATCGACAGCCGCAACTGGCGCGATGACGCCGACCTGGCCGAGGTGTACACCGCCTGGGGCGGATTCGCCTACGGTCGCGGGCTCGACGGTGCGCCTGCCGCCGATGACATGAACCGGGCGTACCGGCGCATCGCGGTGGCGGCCAAGAACACCGACACCCGCGAACACGACATCGCCGATTCGGACGACTACTTCCAGTACCACGGCGGCATGGTGGCCACGGTGCGTGCGCTGACCGGGCAGGCCCCGGCGGCCTACATCGGTGACAACACCAGGCCGGACGCGGTCCGCACCCGCACCTTGTCGGAGGAGACCAATCGCGTCTTCCGGGCCCGGGTGGTCAACCCGCGCTGGATCACCGCGATGCGCAGGCACGGCTACAAGGGGGCCTTCGAGATGGCGGCCACGGTCGACTATCTGTTCGGCTACGACGCCACCGCACACGTGATGGCCGACTGGATGTACGAACGGCTCTCGGCCGAGTACGTGCTCGACGACGAGAACCGCAAGTTCATGTCGGAGTCCAATCCGTGGGCGCTGCACGGCATGGCCGAACGCCTGCTGGAGGCCGCGGGTCGTGGCATGTGGGCTAAGCCCGAGCAGGCCACTCTCGACGGGCTGCGTCAGGTGCTGCTGGAAACCGAAGGAGAGCTCGAGGGCTGA
- a CDS encoding PPOX class F420-dependent oxidoreductase — protein MALTFADVAKANYVLLTTFTKDGRPKPTAIWAAPSPDGLVVITQEESWKVKRIRNTPRVTVAACDVRGNPKSEAVEAVAEILPKSANGATYDAIGKRYGLLGKTFNLFSKLRGGMQNNVSLLLKPVN, from the coding sequence ATGGCTCTCACCTTCGCCGACGTCGCCAAGGCCAACTACGTCCTGCTGACCACGTTCACCAAGGACGGAAGGCCCAAGCCGACCGCGATCTGGGCCGCGCCGTCGCCCGACGGGCTGGTGGTGATCACGCAGGAGGAGTCCTGGAAGGTCAAACGGATCCGCAACACGCCGCGGGTCACGGTGGCGGCATGTGACGTGCGCGGTAACCCCAAGAGTGAGGCCGTCGAGGCCGTCGCGGAGATCCTGCCCAAATCGGCCAATGGCGCCACCTACGACGCGATCGGCAAGCGTTACGGACTGCTGGGCAAGACGTTCAACCTCTTCTCCAAGCTCCGGGGCGGCATGCAGAACAATGTGTCGCTCCTGCTGAAACCGGTGAACTGA